A stretch of Bordetella petrii DNA encodes these proteins:
- a CDS encoding UvrD-helicase domain-containing protein, whose translation MEFRIADTFTTSLARLTGDEQKAAKTTAFDLQVDPTGNGMSFHKLDRAKDPNFWSVRVSRDIRLIVHKTAGSLLLCYVDHHDKAYQWAERRKLEVHPTTGAAQLVEVRERVEEILVPKYVEDSRPATGQKPKLFAKYGDSQLLAYGVPQEWLADVKAADEDSLLELADHLPGEAAEALLELATGGTPALPEVAGKGADPFLHPDAQRRFRVMSDMDELARALEYPWDKWTVFLHPAQRQLVERHYNGAARVSGSAGTGKSVVALHRAVHLAHQDEDARVLLSTFSDTLANALRGNLYRLIWNTPKLGERIDVAAMDALGIRLYAAELGKPVFASREEISTLLKAAATQVDGLKANAAFLLSEWEDVVDTWQVESWEAYRDAKRLGRKTRLPEAQRALYWQVFAKVKAQLKQAGKITAAEMFAKLAETISNRKHPIFDYIVVDEAQDIGVQQLRFLAAIAGNRANALFFAGDLGQRIFQTPFSWKSLGVDVRGRSRTLNINYRTSHQIRLQADRLLGPEVSDVDGNVESRKGTISVFNGPEPTICSYADVDAESQAVGVWLQQSSASDVLPEEIGVFVRSDSELSRAQMAVKVAGLRGRVLGKDMATEEGFVSITTMHLAKGMEFRVVAVMACDDEIIPSQVRIDTAADEAELTEIYNTERQLLYVACTRARDQLHVSAVKPESEFLEDLLQK comes from the coding sequence ATGGAATTCCGCATCGCCGACACCTTTACCACCAGCCTTGCGCGCCTGACCGGCGATGAGCAGAAGGCCGCCAAGACCACCGCCTTCGATTTGCAGGTGGACCCGACTGGCAACGGCATGAGCTTCCACAAGCTCGACAGAGCCAAAGACCCGAACTTCTGGTCGGTGCGTGTCAGCCGCGATATTCGCCTGATCGTCCACAAAACCGCTGGCAGTCTGCTGCTCTGCTATGTCGATCACCACGACAAGGCCTATCAGTGGGCCGAGCGGCGCAAGCTGGAAGTACATCCGACCACCGGCGCAGCGCAGCTTGTCGAGGTCCGCGAGCGTGTCGAGGAAATCCTCGTTCCGAAGTACGTCGAGGACAGCCGACCGGCCACAGGGCAGAAGCCGAAACTGTTCGCGAAATATGGCGACTCCCAACTGCTGGCCTATGGCGTGCCGCAGGAGTGGCTGGCCGATGTGAAGGCTGCCGACGAGGATTCACTGCTGGAGCTGGCTGACCATTTGCCCGGCGAAGCGGCTGAAGCCTTGCTCGAACTGGCGACCGGCGGCACGCCGGCGTTGCCGGAAGTGGCAGGCAAGGGGGCGGACCCATTCCTGCACCCGGACGCGCAACGCCGGTTCCGCGTCATGTCCGATATGGACGAATTGGCCCGTGCCCTGGAATACCCGTGGGACAAGTGGACGGTGTTCCTCCATCCGGCGCAGCGTCAGCTGGTCGAGCGCCATTACAACGGTGCGGCGCGTGTGTCTGGCTCGGCGGGCACGGGCAAGTCCGTGGTTGCCTTGCACCGGGCTGTGCATCTGGCGCACCAGGACGAAGATGCGCGCGTTCTGCTTTCCACGTTTTCGGATACATTGGCCAATGCCTTGCGCGGCAATCTGTATCGGTTGATCTGGAACACTCCCAAGCTCGGCGAACGTATCGACGTGGCCGCTATGGATGCTCTTGGCATCCGCTTGTATGCGGCGGAACTCGGTAAACCGGTATTCGCCAGCCGTGAGGAAATTTCCACGTTGTTGAAGGCCGCCGCCACGCAGGTCGATGGCCTGAAGGCCAACGCTGCATTTTTGCTGTCCGAATGGGAAGATGTGGTGGACACTTGGCAAGTGGAAAGCTGGGAGGCTTACCGCGATGCCAAGCGGCTGGGTCGCAAGACACGTCTGCCGGAGGCGCAGCGCGCCTTGTATTGGCAGGTGTTCGCCAAGGTGAAGGCGCAATTGAAGCAGGCCGGCAAGATCACTGCGGCAGAGATGTTCGCCAAGCTGGCTGAGACCATATCCAACCGCAAGCATCCGATATTCGATTACATCGTGGTGGACGAGGCGCAGGACATCGGCGTGCAGCAATTGCGCTTCCTGGCGGCGATTGCCGGCAACCGCGCCAACGCACTGTTCTTTGCTGGCGATCTGGGCCAACGCATCTTCCAGACGCCGTTCTCGTGGAAGTCTTTGGGTGTGGATGTACGTGGTCGCTCGCGAACGCTCAATATCAACTACCGTACCTCGCACCAGATCCGCTTGCAGGCCGACCGTTTGCTCGGTCCCGAGGTATCCGATGTGGACGGAAACGTCGAAAGCCGCAAGGGTACGATTTCTGTATTCAATGGGCCAGAACCGACCATCTGTAGCTACGCCGATGTCGATGCGGAAAGCCAGGCCGTCGGCGTATGGTTGCAGCAAAGCAGTGCCAGCGATGTGCTGCCGGAGGAAATCGGCGTCTTCGTCCGATCCGACAGCGAACTGTCCCGCGCGCAGATGGCAGTCAAGGTCGCAGGTTTGCGGGGGCGTGTGCTCGGCAAGGACATGGCAACGGAAGAGGGCTTCGTCAGTATCACCACCATGCACTTAGCCAAGGGCATGGAATTCCGCGTGGTTGCGGTCATGGCCTGCGATGATGAAATCATCCCTTCACAGGTGCGCATCGACACTGCTGCTGACGAGGCCGAACTGACCGAAATCTATAACACCGAACGCCAGTTGCTGTACGTGGCTTGCACCCGTGCCCGCGACCAACTGCATGTGTCAGCAGTAAAACCTGAGTCGGAATTTCTGGAGGACTTACTGCAGAAGTAG